The following are encoded together in the Sulfurospirillum tamanense genome:
- a CDS encoding aminodeoxychorismate synthase component I: MLTCNAQHSSFEHALNAYGALKTPCFFMVSFDQSLWHIEPLNTPSGAVWYTLEGRGFFPPAPTVLNLPAALVKKPPSFEAYALMHARVQEEIRSGNTYLLNLTCKSVLETPLELEHLFYASHAPFRCLLKDQFVCFSPERFVKIADNTIHTFPMKGTIDASVPEARRQLLEDEKEKAEHVMVVDLLRNDLSRVASRVHVKRFRYLEEIQAGGKRLLQASSHICGALPEHWHETLGSLFCTLLPAGSITGTPKKKTVEIIQEVEGYARGYFTGIFGIYDGETVDSAVMIRFVEKEEKGFVYKSGGGITLLSDAHKEHQEMVDKIYVPLL; this comes from the coding sequence GTGCTTACATGTAACGCGCAACATTCCTCTTTTGAACACGCCCTTAATGCTTACGGCGCCCTAAAAACCCCTTGTTTTTTCATGGTCAGTTTCGACCAAAGCCTGTGGCATATCGAGCCTCTTAACACGCCAAGCGGTGCGGTGTGGTACACGCTTGAGGGGCGCGGATTTTTCCCTCCTGCTCCAACTGTGCTCAATCTGCCAGCTGCGCTTGTAAAAAAACCCCCTTCTTTTGAAGCATACGCGTTGATGCACGCGCGCGTTCAAGAAGAGATTCGCAGTGGAAATACGTATTTACTGAACCTTACATGTAAGAGTGTTCTTGAAACACCGTTGGAACTTGAACACCTTTTTTATGCTTCCCATGCTCCCTTTCGGTGTTTATTAAAAGACCAGTTCGTCTGCTTTTCCCCTGAGCGTTTTGTGAAAATAGCAGACAACACAATCCACACATTCCCCATGAAAGGGACGATAGACGCGAGCGTGCCAGAGGCAAGGAGGCAATTGCTAGAAGATGAAAAAGAAAAAGCCGAGCATGTCATGGTAGTGGATTTGCTGCGCAATGACCTCTCAAGGGTGGCATCCCGCGTACATGTAAAACGGTTTCGCTACCTTGAAGAGATACAAGCGGGAGGCAAGCGACTTTTGCAGGCGAGTTCGCACATTTGCGGCGCATTGCCTGAGCATTGGCACGAAACCCTTGGGTCGTTATTTTGCACCTTGCTTCCAGCGGGCTCCATTACAGGAACGCCCAAGAAAAAAACGGTAGAAATCATTCAAGAAGTAGAGGGGTATGCGCGGGGGTATTTTACGGGTATTTTTGGGATTTATGATGGAGAAACGGTGGATTCGGCGGTGATGATTCGGTTTGTTGAAAAAGAAGAAAAAGGGTTTGTGTATAAAAGTGGCGGGGGTATCACCTTGCTCAGTGACGCGCACAAAGAGCACCAAGAGATGGTCGATAAAATCTATGTCCCCTTGCTTTGA
- a CDS encoding efflux RND transporter permease subunit yields the protein MFEKFVRFFIENSRLNYTLFALICVVGVWSYNKTPKEIFPSFELDVVRISGAYSGTSIDILDNVVVREIEDEVKSIEGVKEMTTVVSPGRFSIVLELQKGTNKYETSDKVKDAIDSVKNNFPSDMNDPRVSIAATNQRVARVSLSSETLSRGDIVEAAKEIKSKLLTIPDISEISIYGDSDLYFNIRLNEAKIHSYGLTKEGVISALSNISYIFPIGKIEDPSRHAFLSTYNGQKTAQLMQNTLIAVEGKRLFLSDIAYVERRHEDASTLASFNGNTSITLSLDQLDTGDALQIVGELKKRLVSLQRDYKDLIFTLHDDRSDRVRDRLNIVISNILLAIFLVGSMIAVLINRRVALIVTIGIPTSFVMAAVYFYLFGYTINMISLTGVLIALGIVVDDAIVVAEAIQQRIEAGVPPRIAAVEGVKEVATPIFFASLTTLFAFIPALMISGTLGMIIQLIPIALSSLLVASLIESYLFLPIHAADVLSPKAKVLSWEKANRLYQSLIHFVMRWRKSFIGLFFVVVPVLIYLQITDAKFQMFPRFDASTTSINIKANVNTKIEDSFAIVQQIERDLMKKKADFHISSIASVAGSRLDSDRNRENYPYVMSMTIELDKLKPMNVIDKYITPYLSFYYDPEGRTRELSSGQISKQIRQFIENQNYKERFNLEEIAVAESRVGPIRSDVKIGIISNNNALVLEAIDTLKKAILEVGGVTDLADSISLGADEIKLKVTPYGEQLGVTEGLIGKTLSNLYLSRKVATALDDDHLLEIKIESATKDDFSLLEKSNITLPDGRTVRLKDVVEFHVNKSFEKVIKDFGERTFFVYVTLDRSQILATQMLERIKPVTDKLAQTEGMTLRFFGEKQRNDELRQDMTAATLLALTLIMLSMLFMFNSFKDTFIVMSVIPFSLLGVLGGHTIMGMTLSMTSLIGALGLAGVVINNGIIMMTYIRQSKNMEELFDQATKRLRPILLTSITTLIGLASLIFFPTGQAVIFQPLAVALGFGLAWGTVLNLLYVPALYALLHRRRFASYTGEETHQTKENS from the coding sequence ATGTTTGAAAAATTTGTCCGTTTTTTTATCGAAAATTCACGTCTTAATTACACCTTATTTGCCCTCATTTGTGTGGTGGGTGTGTGGTCTTACAACAAAACACCCAAGGAGATTTTTCCCTCTTTTGAGTTAGATGTTGTGCGCATTAGCGGCGCGTATTCGGGCACCAGTATTGACATTTTAGACAACGTTGTCGTGCGCGAGATAGAAGACGAGGTTAAAAGCATCGAAGGGGTCAAAGAGATGACCACTGTCGTATCACCGGGTCGCTTTTCTATCGTTTTAGAACTTCAAAAAGGTACAAACAAGTACGAAACATCCGACAAAGTCAAAGATGCCATCGATTCAGTAAAGAACAATTTTCCTAGCGACATGAATGACCCGCGCGTCAGCATCGCGGCAACCAATCAGCGGGTCGCAAGGGTCTCGCTCTCTTCTGAGACACTTTCACGGGGCGACATCGTCGAAGCAGCCAAAGAGATTAAATCAAAACTCCTTACCATTCCTGATATTTCAGAAATCAGTATTTACGGTGATTCTGATTTGTACTTTAACATACGCCTCAATGAGGCTAAAATTCACAGCTATGGGCTCACTAAAGAAGGGGTGATTAGTGCACTGTCTAATATTTCGTACATTTTCCCCATTGGCAAAATCGAAGACCCTTCGCGCCACGCTTTTCTCTCCACCTACAATGGCCAAAAAACAGCCCAACTGATGCAAAATACCCTTATTGCTGTTGAAGGGAAGCGTCTTTTTCTCTCCGATATTGCTTACGTAGAACGGCGCCACGAAGACGCATCTACCCTCGCCTCTTTTAATGGCAACACTTCCATTACACTCTCTCTTGACCAACTAGACACGGGCGATGCCTTACAAATTGTCGGTGAACTCAAAAAACGTCTTGTTAGCCTACAGCGTGATTATAAAGACCTCATCTTTACCTTGCACGATGACCGAAGCGACCGTGTTCGCGACCGCCTTAATATCGTTATTTCCAACATCCTTCTTGCTATTTTTCTAGTAGGAAGCATGATTGCCGTGCTTATCAATCGCCGCGTTGCGCTCATTGTTACCATTGGTATTCCTACTTCTTTTGTTATGGCAGCTGTTTATTTTTATCTTTTTGGCTACACCATCAACATGATTTCCCTTACGGGTGTACTCATCGCACTGGGGATTGTGGTGGATGATGCCATTGTTGTGGCCGAGGCCATTCAGCAACGTATCGAGGCCGGTGTGCCGCCTCGCATTGCGGCAGTCGAAGGGGTTAAAGAGGTGGCAACTCCCATCTTTTTTGCTTCTCTTACCACGCTATTTGCCTTTATTCCTGCCTTGATGATTTCAGGAACACTTGGGATGATTATCCAACTCATTCCCATTGCCCTTTCTTCACTCTTGGTGGCTTCATTGATTGAATCTTACCTCTTTTTACCCATTCATGCTGCAGATGTTCTCTCGCCTAAGGCTAAGGTGCTCTCTTGGGAAAAGGCCAATCGTCTCTACCAAAGCCTAATCCATTTTGTCATGCGATGGCGCAAAAGCTTTATCGGGCTCTTTTTTGTGGTGGTTCCTGTGCTGATTTACCTTCAAATTACCGATGCAAAGTTTCAAATGTTTCCCCGCTTTGATGCTAGCACCACCTCTATCAACATCAAAGCTAACGTCAACACAAAAATCGAAGACTCTTTTGCCATTGTGCAACAGATTGAGCGTGATCTTATGAAAAAGAAAGCGGACTTTCACATTTCAAGTATTGCAAGTGTAGCGGGTTCGCGGCTGGATTCTGACCGAAACCGCGAGAACTATCCTTATGTGATGAGCATGACCATTGAGCTTGACAAGCTCAAGCCCATGAATGTTATCGACAAATACATTACCCCTTATTTGAGTTTTTATTATGACCCAGAGGGCCGAACAAGGGAACTTTCCTCGGGCCAAATCTCAAAACAAATTCGTCAATTTATCGAAAATCAAAATTACAAAGAGCGCTTTAACCTTGAAGAAATTGCCGTAGCAGAAAGCCGCGTAGGGCCCATTCGCTCGGACGTTAAAATCGGTATTATTTCCAATAACAACGCATTGGTGCTCGAGGCCATTGATACCCTCAAAAAAGCAATTTTAGAAGTGGGTGGCGTGACAGATTTGGCCGATTCCATTAGTCTTGGTGCAGATGAAATCAAACTCAAAGTTACCCCCTACGGAGAACAATTGGGCGTAACTGAGGGGCTTATCGGTAAAACCCTCTCAAACCTCTATCTTTCGCGCAAGGTGGCTACCGCCCTTGATGATGACCATTTGTTAGAAATCAAAATCGAAAGTGCCACCAAAGATGATTTTTCACTCTTAGAAAAAAGTAACATCACGTTGCCTGATGGCAGAACTGTACGGCTAAAAGATGTCGTAGAATTTCACGTTAATAAATCTTTTGAAAAGGTCATTAAAGATTTCGGTGAACGCACCTTTTTTGTCTATGTGACTCTTGATCGTAGCCAGATTTTAGCCACACAGATGCTTGAACGCATTAAGCCCGTTACGGACAAACTCGCCCAAACAGAAGGAATGACTCTTCGGTTTTTTGGCGAAAAACAGCGCAATGACGAGTTGCGTCAAGACATGACCGCAGCCACCTTGCTCGCTCTTACGCTCATCATGCTCTCCATGCTTTTTATGTTTAACTCTTTTAAAGACACCTTTATCGTCATGTCAGTTATCCCTTTTTCACTGCTTGGCGTTCTAGGCGGGCACACCATTATGGGTATGACCCTTTCCATGACTTCTCTCATTGGCGCCCTTGGTCTTGCGGGCGTTGTCATTAATAATGGTATCATTATGATGACCTATATTCGTCAGAGCAAGAACATGGAGGAGTTATTTGACCAAGCCACCAAACGCTTGCGTCCTATTTTGCTTACATCCATTACCACACTCATTGGCCTAGCAAGCCTTATCTTTTTTCCCACAGGACAGGCGGTTATCTTTCAACCTCTTGCTGTGGCGCTTGGGTTTGGGCTTGCATGGGGAACGGTATTAAACTTGCTGTATGTCCCTGCCTTGTATGCATTATTGCATCGCCGCCGCTTTGCAAGTTATACAGGAGAAGAGACACATCAAACAAAGGAGAATTCATGA
- a CDS encoding aminotransferase class IV, with product MSPCFETLLIREHKPLHVGFHNARFWATSRVLFGVETRLDLASLITPPLPACRCKITYAKEVLCVEYSPLVPREFRTFKLVETSHAYGYKYVQRGWIDAAKEAAGTDEVLFTCKGYLTDTSIANIALLIGDKWCTPKTPLLKGTARARWLQEGRICETALKPQDLKNAQKFAIMNALLEWQEYPMQAIAFT from the coding sequence ATGTCCCCTTGCTTTGAAACCCTGCTAATTCGCGAGCACAAGCCTTTACATGTAGGCTTTCACAATGCCCGTTTTTGGGCCACCTCTAGAGTGCTTTTTGGAGTGGAGACGCGGTTGGATTTGGCTTCGTTAATCACCCCACCCCTGCCTGCCTGCCGGTGTAAAATTACCTATGCAAAAGAAGTGCTTTGCGTGGAATACTCCCCTTTGGTTCCTCGGGAATTTCGTACTTTTAAACTCGTCGAGACATCCCATGCATATGGGTATAAATATGTTCAAAGGGGATGGATAGATGCAGCCAAAGAAGCTGCGGGCACTGATGAGGTTCTCTTTACATGTAAGGGGTATTTAACCGACACAAGCATCGCCAACATCGCTTTGTTGATTGGGGATAAATGGTGCACACCAAAGACCCCTCTTTTAAAGGGAACAGCCCGTGCGCGGTGGCTTCAGGAGGGAAGAATTTGCGAGACCGCCTTAAAGCCACAAGATTTAAAAAATGCCCAGAAATTTGCTATAATGAACGCTTTGCTTGAATGGCAAGAGTACCCCATGCAGGCAATAGCGTTTACATAA
- a CDS encoding glycine zipper 2TM domain-containing protein: MKLVLTTLALGSILVFSGCTPATHSAQSVGQIEQVHYGRVVSVRGVTVSDSGAGTLGGAVLGGLAGSAIGSGRGNTLAIVGGALAGGAVGNQMNQSAGQELTILLESGEEIVTVVNNKNTAFSFRTGDEVALRIRNGQITAINVR, from the coding sequence ATGAAACTTGTATTAACCACTTTGGCGTTGGGCTCTATATTGGTTTTTTCAGGATGTACACCTGCTACCCACAGTGCTCAAAGCGTAGGACAAATCGAACAAGTCCACTACGGACGTGTTGTTAGTGTGCGTGGCGTTACTGTAAGCGATTCGGGTGCTGGCACCCTAGGAGGTGCTGTTCTTGGCGGGCTTGCAGGAAGTGCTATTGGGAGCGGGCGGGGCAACACCCTTGCTATCGTTGGTGGCGCACTAGCAGGAGGTGCTGTGGGCAATCAAATGAACCAATCTGCAGGCCAAGAACTGACCATTTTACTTGAAAGTGGCGAAGAAATCGTTACTGTCGTAAACAATAAAAATACTGCCTTTTCCTTCCGCACAGGCGATGAAGTGGCTTTGCGCATTCGCAACGGCCAAATCACTGCTATTAACGTACGCTAA